The following proteins are co-located in the Phocoena phocoena chromosome 1, mPhoPho1.1, whole genome shotgun sequence genome:
- the MATN1 gene encoding cartilage matrix protein: MRVLCGPCLVLCGLLLLQVPRVPGLALLSRGHLCRTRPIDLVFVIDSSRSVRPVEFEKVKVFLSQVIESLDVGPNATRVGVVNYASSVKQEFPLRAHGSKAMLLQAVRRIQPLSTGTMTGLAIQFAITKALSDAEGGRPSSPDISKVVIVVTDGRPQDSVRDVSARARASGIELFAIGVGRVDKATLQQIASEPQDEHVDYVESYSVIEKLSKKFQEAFCLVSDLCATGDHDCEQVCLSSPGSYTCACREGFTLNSDGKTCNGCSGGGGSSATDLVFLIDGSKSVRPENFELVKKFINQIVDTLDVSDKLAQVGLVQYSSSVRQEFPLGRFHTKKDIKAAVRNMSYMEKGTMTGAALKYLIDNSFSVSSGARPGAQKVGIVFTDGRSQDYINDAAKKAKDLGFKMFAVGVGNAVEDELREIASEPVAEHYFYTADFKTINQIGKKLQKKICVEEDLCACESIVKFRTKVEGLLQALTRKLEAVSKRLAILENRIV; the protein is encoded by the exons ATGAGGGTACTCTGTGGCCCCTGCCTCGTACTCTGCggcctgctgctgctgcaggtcCCACGCGTACCTGGCCTTGCGCTCCTGTCCAGAG GGCACCTCTGCCGGACCCGGCCCATAGACCTGGTGTTCGTCATCGACAGCTCACGCAGCGTGCGGCCAGTGGAGTTTGAGAAGGTGAAGGTGTTCCTGTCCCAGGTCATCGAGTCACTGGACGTGGGGCCCAATGCCACCCGCGTGGGCGTGGTCAACTACGCCAGCTCCGTGAAGCAGGAGTTCCCGCTGCGGGCCCACGGTTCCAAGGCCATGCTGCTTCAGGCCGTGCGCCGCATCCAGCCGCTGTCCACAGGCACCATGACGGGCCTGGCCATCCAGTTCGCCATCACCAAGGCCTTAAGCGATGCTGAGGGCGGTCGCCCCAGCTCACCGGACATCAGCAAG GTGGTCATCGTGGTGACGGACGGGAGGCCCCAGGACAGCGTGCGGGACGTGTCTGCGCGGGCCCGGGCCAGTGGCATCGAGCTGTTCGCCATCGGCGTAGGCCGTGTGGACAAGGCCACGCTGCAGCAGATCGCCAGCGAGCCTCAGGACGAGCACGTGGACTACGTGGAGAGCTACAGCGTCATCGAGAAGCTGTCCAAGAAGTTCCAGGAGGCCTTCTGCT TGGTGTCAGACCTGTGCGCCACAGGCGACCATGACTGCGAGCAGGTGTGCCTCAGCTCCCCGGGCTCCTACACCTGCGCCTGCCGCGAGGGCTTCACCCTGAACAGTGATGGCAAGACCTGCAATG gcTGCAGCGGTGGAGGTGGCAGTTCAGCTACTGACCTGGTTTTCCTAATTGATGGATCCAAGAGTGTGCGGCCAGAGAACTTTGAGCTGGTGAAGAAGTTCATCAACCAGATTGTGGACACGCTGGATGTGTCGGACAAGCTGGCCCAAGTGGGGCTGGTACAGTACTCAAGCTCTGTGCGCCAGGAGTTCCCTCTGGGCCGCTTCCACACCAAGAAGGACATCAAGGCAGCTGTGCGGAACATGTCCTACATGGAGAAGGGCACCATGACCGGGGCTGCCCTCAAGTACCTCATCGACAATTCCTTCAGTGTGTCCAGCGGGGCCAGGCCTGGTGCCCAGAAGGTGGGCATTGTCTTCACTGATGGTCGGAGCCAGGACTACATTAATGATGCTGCCAAGAAAGCCAAGGACCTTG GCTTtaagatgtttgctgtgggtgtgGGCAACGCTGTGGAGGATGAGCTGAGGGAAATTGCCTCAGAGCCTGTGGCAGAGCACTATTTCTACACGGCTGACTTCAAGACCATCAACCAGATTGGCAAGAAGTTGCAGAAGAAGATCTGCGTGG AGGAAGACCTGTGTGCCTGCGAGTCCATCGTGAAATTCCGGACCAAAGTAGAGGGGCTGCTGCAGGCCCTGACCAGGAAGC TGGAAGCTGTGAGTAAGCGGCTGGCCATCCTGGAGAACAGAATCGTCTAA